A region of the Candidatus Poribacteria bacterium genome:
TGTTAAAGATACCGAGTCCTTCATCTACGGCATCAAGCGTCGCGAATCCTACATCTGATACACCTGTCCCGTGGGAAACCAAGTGTTTTCCATTCCCATATCCACTGTTTCCGATGCCACCAACCCCGATGCCTTGCTGTCCCTCAATCACAACGGGACCTGCAAGCGTGCCATCTTCGCCAAAACTGGCGTTGGACACAGGACTTGGAGCATCTGAGTTGGGAAGATCAGCGTGTGTAACGATGTCAGGCGTTACATCAGCACTGACGGGTGCCTTCGGGACGCTCACCTCTGGCGTATACGTCGGGGCAGCAGGGGATGAGGGTGATGATTCGGTCTCACTTACCTGTGGCACTATAGGCGAACGCGCCGGTAGAACCCGGCGTTTTACAGGTTTCTCAGATTCTGGTTCCAATATCTCAGCCGATATGCTCTCTTTCTCAACGGTGAAATGGTTCACAAGAAACGGTGAGATCGCTAACATCACCACGACATGGAGCGCAAAGGATAGTAATAAGGCTCGATTTGTATGTCTTCGCATTTCGGTATTCCTCATGCGTTTGAGATGGGCATCTACAAAAGATGTAGGGATTCGGGGATCCCTCCTACAAATATACCCGTTGCATTACTACAAACGAGTTTCCAAGAAGTTGCAGTTTTTTGATTGTCTCAGATCATAAACATTTTTATCGCGACTTGCTAAGAAATTTAACATCCTATGATTAGGGTGACGGCACTTAGGTATCCAAAGGTTGCATTTTTTTCAAAAACGCCCCTACGGAACTCACTGTATTTAGTGCGTAAGTGAATAGATAACAGCGTTGATTCCCATTTTGAATGCCATATCCGAATACTCGCGCGGATAGAACGAATCCGCGGCATGTTCCCATGCGTCTCCCCAATCGGTATTGAAATTAATCATCATCATAAGCCTGCCGTTGTCATCATAGATTCCGAAACACCGCACGTGACGGCCGCCGGCACTTCCTCTTTCGTAAGTTCTTCCTCTGCGTGCTGCGCCCGCTCCGGGAATTTGCATCAGTTCGTTGATGTTATAGAAACAGTGAAAAATCGGGTGCGAGATCGGGATGTCCTCGGGTTCACGATCCGGGAAGATTTTCTTCAGCTGTTTATTAAACCGTTTCCATGTTTGGTTTCCGTGAAAATCGTCGACAAGGATGAAACCGCCACGTAGCAGGTATTCCCGTAAATTTCTCGCCTCAGTGTCGGTAAATTTCAAATGCCTGACATCTACCATATATCCAAACGGGTAATGAAAGAGTTCCTCGGAATCAATATCAACTATCTTTTCTTTTGAATTCACCGCGATATTCGTCTGCTCGCCGAGCTGCAGGATGAAGTTCCGGTCTGAAGCGGGCCAATCTGTATCCCATTTGCCGCGGTGCCCCCAGGAACCCCTGTATTTCAAACGAACGAAAGTGAAGACATCTGTCTCCGCATTCTCAACGACAGCCGCTGAGGCGAAATGACCGTCAAAAATAGACGATACTATCAATATTGATACAATACAGAATCCAAAGGATAGTGAAAAAATACGATTGGTGTGTCGGCGCATTTTATTACCTCTTGCTGCGCTGATTAGAAACTATGAAACCAGAGGACATTGAATTGCACACCTTGTTCCGATTCAAAAGCTTTCGCAACGTTAAACCGTAGAAAGGAATCGCTTTCACCGAACTGGAAACCGATACCGGCATCGCTTTTCGGCACAAGTGTCTGCGTTTCGTCATTTATATTCCATGTTTGACCCGCATCAAGGAAAAACACGAGGAAGAGATTGAAAAAATCAAATTGCATGTTTCTCCAGGTGAACAGTTCCGGTACAGGGAAGAAATATTCGATGTTGAAGAGGTAGCCACGGTCACCAGCAAAAGCGTAGAGCGGGTAGCCGTTTAATACGCCTGGTCCGCGATGCGGTTGAAAAACTGCCGACTGCCCGGGTACGTATCCGATGTTCACCGAATGGATGTGCATAACGGAGATGAAGTTGATACCGCGTAAAGTCGAAATCCGAACCGAAGGCGGTGTTGCTATGTTCAACAAAAAAAATATTATGCCAACCGAGATGGTTCTGGCGGGTGTTAAGATCATATTCAAACATAACACTCCGCAATCCGCTGGACGTTATCGCTGGATTTTCTCGTGCCTTTGACCTTGAACGCCAGTTGAAAAGATGCCAATCTGTGCTCTTTTTCAGACTCTCGTGGTTTTCAGCAAAAAGTGTCAACTTAAGCAAGTGCCTTGTGGGAATAGACTCCACACGTGGTAGTTTTTCCCATCGGAACGCTACTTCAACGCCAGTCTTCAAATAATAGTTGTGCAAGTTTTCCGCACCAAAAAGATTATAGAACAAAGCACCTGGATCATTCAAAGAATTGCTAACACGATAAGGAATCACGTTGTCAGGTGTGATGTCGGTAGCACGGTGAACCTTGGCATTGATTCCAAACCCATGATACCATCTGTCAGCATCTCCCTCCAGATTGTTAAATTGTGTATATGTTGCAAACGGCATCGTATCAATACCAATTGCGACATCTGTTATTTTGTTACCGAATCCGTAACCTGCATATCCAAAAATATGTGAGGTCGGCATTCCATTTGAAAAGCGTGCTCTTCGTAAATCCCTTTTTACAGTCGTACCCAGTTTCCAACCTGTGACCCGGTTAAATCTAATCATCGGGTTCATTGCAAAGGAATCAGGAGATCGTGATGAAGCGCGTTCCTTCACGGTAATCACCGCGATATGTTTCCCGTTTTTTTCTCTAACACTCGACTCTACCACCTCTAATTTCGCGCCCATTTTTTTTTGGAGTGTTCCTACTGCTTTTTCGATGTCCTCGTCACCAGTTTCAAGCGTTTCGAGAATCTCAGATCTATCAATTGTATGATTGCCCTGAATTTGAACCTCATAGATCGGGGAACCATCGGCAGTACGGAACCGCGTCGGTGAAGAAGCACGTTGTTTGTTAAAGCGACCAAACGGAAGGGGAAGGCGAAGGGTCACAGTAGTCCGTAGAGAAGCAGGTGGTTCGTCAAAGTCTAACACGAGTAGCGATTCCACTTCAGGGATCTCGATACCGAGTTTACCGAGATTCGTTAAGAGTTGACCTGCCTGTTGCGATGGAATATTGCCAACAATGTTTAGCAGATAGACCTTCTCAGCACTTTTTATAACCGCAAAGATGCCCGTGAAGGTATCATCCACGCTTGTGCCTTCCAGAGCGACTCCGTTCAGGACATAGAGTCCGACCCTATCATCTTCCTGTATGCCGTTCCAGTCTTTCGCTTTCAAGTTTTCGCTGTAATATTGAGCGAGTTTCTCATAAATGCCTGCTTCATCATCGTAGATGTGGATGTAAAGGTTGTCCACCGTATTGAAGGGGGCTGTCGTAACGGCGAGTGTAATCAGTTCGCGGGTGAAGTGGAATTGAAACTTGGCATTTGGTATATCAGGACAATCGAAAGGGATTGTGCCGTCTGAAGTGGCAGCGGACGTTTGTGTGGATACAATTAGCAGTAGTAAGACTATAATTATAACATTATATTTCATGTTTATTTTCTGGACATATATGGTTTTTGGAGATTGTAAAGGTTATTATAATAACTTAAGGTCGTATTGTCAACTTCCGTCTGAAAGATTTAACGATGGGTTTACAAAGTGGGTTTACAGAATAGAAAAGGCGTGCTTGGATGAAGACTAAGAATTTAATTCGGTAATATGTGAGGGTAATTGTCAGAATCAGGATTTTCAGGATTACAGAAGCTTTATTTTCCGCTCCTGGAAACGAAACTCAATTTCCTTTTTATCGGGATCTTCCTTAACCATCTGAAGTTCTATTTCCGTCAGTTGAAGAGCGTTAGAAAGAATAAAAAAATAGGGTTACTCTTCATCACCCTCGACTTCTATAGAAATTTTGAATTCTTGAGGGTTTACCCCCTGGTCCTCAAGGTCCTTAATCTGGTGTTCAAGTTGTTCAGCATTTTCTTCCAAAGTCTTGATATAGTTCCGACTTTCATCGTTATCGCGCGCGATTTGGAGTTCTATCTGATTCGCTCGCAGAAGCTCCGGCACAGTTGCTTCCTTTTTCCGGAAAATCTTATGTGTGAGAACTACCCACTCTTCCAAGAGGGAATGATCGCCCTTAGCGTGGATATACAAAGAGGTTCTGAGTGCTTCTAATGCTTCCGGATCGTCCTTATCTTTGAGTTCAAGATACTTGAGCATATATTCTTTTGACCTTGCTTTCCGCTGCTCAAGTGGGAGGGATAACAGGTAATCAAGAGATTTCAACTTATTTGCAAGGGCGGTCTTGTCTTCTTCACTCAACCTCTCAACGATGCTGACCGATGTTTCTTCATCCACGCCATCAGGGTCGTGATCGCAGCCAGTATTTCCAGTTGTGAAGATGATGAAAAACGCGAGCAGCATGAGAAATCGGATCATTTTAGTTCCTCCTTAGCAAGTGCAGGTGGCTTCATTCACGGAAACTGACGATTCGCGCGTGATAGTTCATATCTCTCATCATTTATCCACATTATTCATCAAGCGTGAACCGCAGGACACCACGGTTAGCAGTCCCTACATAAAGTGTGCTACCATCAACGGCGAAAGAGATAACAGAGCCTGGAATTTCGGGTGTCGCCTGTTTCCATGTATTGGAATCCTCTTTCAACAGATACACGTGTTGGTCGGTCTGTCCATACACCGTTGTGCCTGCTGCTGCTAATCGGGAGACAACGAGGGAACTGCCTTCAGCATCGGTTGTGACGTGCCAGTGCGTGCCGTCGTTTGAATACGCAACACCTGTGTCGGTTGCCACATAAACGGTTGGTCCCGCGAAGGAGATTGCCTTGAATTTCTCAAAAGAGAACGGGATACCTGCAGTAACATCGTGCCAAGTGTCTCCTTCATCAAACGATTGAAAGAGGCGTCCCTCCCGTTTTCCGATGTAAACCGTGTTGCCTGACACGGCGATTTTGAAACCCATAGAAGTAATTGAATCATGAGCAGTCGCAACATCAGCGGAATAACTGTCAGGAGAGGACAATAGAGATGCGAAAGCGTCTTCGCCCTCATCTACTAAACCCGTGTTGTGCCACGCATTCATGCCGGGTTTCCATCTATAAAGCGTCTTCCCGTACTCGACATAGTATGTATCGCTACTCACGGCAAAGTTTCCAATAAACGACATCATACCAGATGCAGCCTGTTCTTGCATAACCTTATTCATGGCTTCATTTAACTGGTTAAAATCAATATCTTCGGGATTTGGTGGTTCGCCCTTTTCAAGGTTTTGCTTAGCCTTGTCCGTAAACGCTTGCATCATAATTTCGTCCATTTCTATGCGTATTTCCTGTGAATTGATGCTTTCAAAACCAGGCATGCCGTCTATAAACGCCATGCTATTGTCCTCGGTGGATAGACGCGCTATCGGCGAAGGTGAAGTCATATGATTCCCTCTCTTTACGTACAAAGTATTGTCAAATGCTTCAATAAGGACACCGCCATCGATACCACTGGGCAGTGGTGTCCACGATTCACCCCCGTCCGTTGAGGAGACAAACCTATTTGTTGAATTTGCGTAGAGTTTATCGTTAACAGTGATGAGCGTCTGAACCGGAATGCCAACGAGACCGCTATTAAACGGATGCCACGATTTGCCACCATCAATTGTGGTCTGAACTCCACCAGATGTTCCTCTGTAGAAAGTGTTCGCGTCCATCATCAGCACAGGCGGCGGGACTCTGTAAGATGAGTTACCCTTTACATCTAAAGCAGTCCAGGTTTCTCCAGCATTCATGGAGTAGAAGAATTCTCCGAACGCATCTACGACTGTAACCCTGCCTTGTGTTGTGAAGAGTTTAATACTCGGCATGTAGATTTCTGTTGCATCTGCACCAGGGAATGGGGAAGCCATATCAAAATTAAAGAGATTCTGCTGCTGCCTCTCTGCCTCACCTTCCTGTCTTTTCCGTGGATCTATGGAATACCACGTATCCCCTTGATCGGTTGAACGGTAAAGGGACCACTCGGAATTCCCTGTCATCGAAGATTTAAGTTGTCTCCCTCTCTGATTCTGATTTGTCAGTTCATTCCCCACGGCAACATAGAGACGGTGTTCATCGACGGCTAACGCATGGATAGCTAATTGATTTTCGGATATTTCTGCTGGACGAATGGTTAATTTTTTCCATGTATCCGTATCCGTATTGAGCCGATAGAGTCCGCTGTCAGTTCCAGCGAACAGGGTGTGCTCAACGGCGGCGATTGCCCGAATTTTCCGATCCGCGAGGTTTCCATCGTTCAGAGGTATCCACGATTTACCCGCATCCACAGAACGGAATATCCCATTAACGAGAGCAAGGTACATTGTCAGTTCGGCTTCCGCCCCAGGAAGCCTATCCGTTATGACGATCCCGACTGGCTGCCCTTTTGGGTGCACACCGAGCGAATTCCATGTCTCACCATCATCTGTAGAAGTCAATACCTCCCCATTGGTAGCGACGTAGATCGCATCGTTCGACGCTACCATCTGTTGTGTGCCGCCCATCATCCAATCTTTCAGGCTGAGTGAGGTTGGGTCTCCGGCGATAACGAGTTTCCATGAATGTCCGTCGTCTGCCATCTTATAAAGATTGGTGGCGGTTCCGGCGAAAATGTCTCCACGCGTTGTCGTGAAGAGGGTATTCACAAGCCCGCCTGCGGGTCCCTTTGTTTGTATCCACTGCGGTTTCGGTGTTGATACCTCAGTTTCGTCAACAAGTGCGGCAGCGAAAAGTCGCGAGTCCGGTTGCTGACCGGCACCGGGATTCTTACCGGGGACAGCCGATGTTCCTATCTGATTCCGCACTGCGGGTTTCGCAGGTAAATCTACGACCAAAACCGCCTCGATCAGATCAATCGTCCGTTCCGATGTAGCGTTTAGATCGTAAGGTTTCTGGAAACGTGAGAGATATTGTGTGCCAACCCCCATGAATAAAAAAATCAATACAGCCGAAGCAGCAGAAAGCATCCACGGCACTATAGGCTTATTCGCAGCAGGGGTTGTAGGTGTGATACGTGAGATTTCTTGCATAATGTCCTGTGTAGATTTTGTTGAATCATGTCTTCTTCCTTCTTGAGACGATCGCGTGCCCGACTCAGTCGGCTTTTGATAGTATTCGGAGAGACTCCCAAAAATTCGCTGATGGCTTTGATCGTCATTTCACCGAGGTAGTAAAGCGTCATTACTGTGCGTTCGCTTTCTGGCAGTTTCTGAAGTAGTTTCTTAACGACTTCACGGCGCGTTTCGTCCGCTTCGGTTGCCTGTTTCTCTGCTACGTATCGAGAGTATGACACTTCATTCACCTCACTCATATCCGTAACTTCTAAAGATTGTTCCGGTGGCGGATTCTTTCGGAACCAGTCAGAACACAAGTTTGCCGCGATGACATAAAGCCAGCCTGGAAACTGGGTATGGTTTTTCAAGGTTCCGAGCTTCTGGTATGCCCTAAGAAACGCGTCTTGCGTAACTTCCTGGGCGATGTGAAAATCGCCGATCTTCCGCCACACCAGCGCGTGAACCCTTTTCTGATATTTCGTGACTAACGGACTGAATGCGTCCTGATCGCCTTGCAATACCCGTTGAATGAGTTCAGCATCATTGTGATCCATCACCAACCTCCTCCAGAATCGCACTCTGTTTTAACTTAAGTGACGGATTTTAGGTTCTAAGAAGTTGCATTATTTTTTATAAAGTGGAATCAAGATTAGGAAATTGATACTATTGACGGTGTTTAAATAAAGGAGAAACGAGCGACGTAATTGCGAGCTCGTGTGGTTGGAGGTGAGCAGAATCAATGTGAAATTGCGTCTTATTCGGTTCGCAATGCCTCGATTGGAGAGATATGTGATGCCCTCATTGCAGGGTAAAGCCCAAACAGAATACCGATACAAGCGGAGATACTAACGGAGACTGTCATCCAGTGTAGAGAGATTACGACTGGCCAGTGCGGAATTACCTTAACGACTTTGACAGCAATATATGAACAAAGATAACCTGTGCCGATACCGAGAAAAATCCCTAACAAACCACCGACACCGCACATCACAACCGCTTCAATCAAAAACTGCAAGAAAATGTCTCTTCGTTTTGCGCCGATGGCGCGGCGTATTCCGATTTCCCGTGTGCGTTGGTTCACTGAAACCAACATCATATTCATAATCCCGACGCTTCCCACAAATAGCGAAAAGCCTGCGATACTGCTGAGCATGATTGTGAGAATCCGACTGATATTATCGAGTTCATTCACAGCGGTGGTATGAAAACTAATATCAAAAAAATTGTCTTGATTCCGATGCCGTTTTCTTAAAACGGATTTGACTTCCTCAGCGGCTTTTTCGATGGTATCGGCATTCATCGCTCTGACGCTAAGATAATTGACATGATGTTTTCCTTTAAACCTATCTTGTGCGGTTGTCAAGGGAATGAACACAATATCGTCCCAACTGAATCCGTATTGCAGGCTCGTTCCACGTTCAGCCATAACGCCTAAGATGCGGAAACGGTCGGGGTTTCCCCCTTGCAGTGAAAGTTTGATTTCTTTGCCAATCGGATTCTGTTTTCCAAACAGTTCTGTTGCGACCTCTAAGCCGAGAATACAGACTTTCCTACGGTTATTGAACTCATCTTCGGAGAAGAATCGTCCGTGCTGAACCCACCACTTCTTCCCAGTCGGGAAATAAGAATTGACCGCATCATATTCCGTCCATTTCGTTGCACCACCTTCAGCTTGGGCAAGCACTTCACCAGAAACTATCGGGATTACAGATTCAACAGTTGGGCATTCGGCTTCGATCGCCAAAACGTCTTCATATTTCAGGTGTTCACCGCTGCGATTTGGTATTACGCGATCTCCGATCCAAATCCACGGATTCCGTCGGATAGTAAAATGGCTGCCATACTTTTCAAACTCTTGGGTAACAATGCTTTTCGCACCGTCACCGACGGCGAGCATTGCGAGCACAGCGGCAACGCCAATGATGATACCGAGCATTGTGAGTGCCGAACGCATTTTTTCTTCCAGAATGGCAGTGAGCCCTGTTGAAATGCCTTCGTAAAATTTTATTGGGCTGCCCTCCGTTACAATGCGTGTTGAAGTTAAGATATGCGATAACTATATGCAGGTTGTTCTCGTATAAGTGAGTCTTCAAACATACCATTGTGCTTGTGCTCTGAAGAACTGGGCATAAAGCCCATCTTTTGCCAATAAGGTTTCATGGTCACCGTCTTCAACGACCGTGCCGTCATCAAGAACGAGAATTCGGTCACAGGTTCGGACAGAAGAGAGACGGTGTGAAATTAGTACGGATGTGCGCCCTGCACTCCGCTCAATGAATCGTTCGTAGACCGAACTTGAAAATATCGCTAACAATTACAGAGCCGCCTATTTTGAAAAACTTCGCAACATTCTATTTATAAGGCAGCCCATTGTAAGTTTCTTTGGCAATGGAGATGTGAAATATCCCGTTATCTTCACTGGCACTATAGAGTCTATCGTTGATAATGGCGAGAGAGGTACTCTTATTTGGAACTTCTGAAGAAATCTGTTCCCACTGCCCACGGATATCTAAGCGATAAACACCTGTATCACCAATGCCATAAACTTCGGTATCGTCCAACGCAAATTGGTTGATGACGACGCGCGTATCTGATTTATCGGTTATCACGCGCCAATGTTCCCCGGTTTGTGAAACCAAGACTCCACTGTCCGTTGCAACATAGAGGGTTGTCCCTCTAAAAATGAGATCCTTGAAACGGCTAAAGTGAAGCGGGAGAGCCGGTGTAACATCTCTCCAATTGTCCCCACCATCAAGAGACTGAAACAGTTCACCATCCCGTTTCCCCACATAGACGGTTTTTCCAGACGCGGCTAATCTGAATGCATCTGTGATATCATCAACATGAGGGGCACCGATGTCTACCAATCCCGTATTTGTCCACGCCGGATCCCCTAATTTCCATTTGAATAACTTTCGCCTGTATTCTACGTAGAATACATCACCACTGACGACAAGCTCGTTGGTCTTCACACTTTTATCTATAGAAGGCACTATTCCTTCAGCAGATATTGCCTTATCTTTTATAGCCGGAACATCTTGAAAGTGAATGAAAGCATCGTCTTCAGTAGATAAACTGTAAATTTGGAAGCTGCTTCGCTTCGGTAAAAGGAAATAGAGATTATTCCCAAGGATGATAAAACTGGAAAGAGTAGAATAAGAATAATTGATGCTGGAATCGTCCGTGCCATCAATCCGCACTTTTTTCCAAGATGCGCCTTCGTCGCTGGATTGATAAACTTCAGAACCGTTACTCGCGTAGAGTTTATTGTTAAATACGACCAGATCTTTCACTCTGTTTCCTGACATCCCGTCCATAAATAAGTTCCATGAGTTCCCAGCATCGGTTGTTCGACCAACACCAAATACACTTGCTTTGTAAAGCGTCGTTTCGTTCACGGCTACAACGGGAAGACTCTGAATCATCAACCATCTCGGATCATATTTAAATTTGTGCCAAGTTTTTCCGCTATCTGTGGAACGAAACTGTTCGTATCCCAATGCCATGAGAGTTTTGCCAACTGCTAAAACGGTTAGACCCGCCGGTGCTCCCCTATAACTATACTTATAGTTAGGTGTAATTTCAGTCCACGAGGCTCCCAAGTCATCTGAATGGAAAACTCCTATGAAATGCAACTCGTTCTTCCGAGTTTTCTGATATACTTCCATCGGTGTAAATCGTACTAACAGATCGGAACCTGTTCCAACATAAAGATTGTTATCTGATACCGCTAAAGAAAGGACGGCTTGTGATGTATCGATAGGCATTTTTTTCCAAACACCTAAATCAAGACGATAGAGACCTTGCTCTGTTCCCGCAAACACGGTTTCTCCAACAGCCGCAACAGTAGAAATTATTTCCGCACTCATCCCATCCTTAAGTAGGTGCCATCGTCTTCTATCATCCACTGATTGGAAAACCCCTTTATTTTTTAGGGCAAGATACATCGTTATACCTGCATGAGAACTTGACACCCTCGCTGTATCAATTGTATCAATGACGATGAGTCCAACCGCATGTCCTTTGGGACGTGGACTCATCGTATTCCATGTCTTCCCATCATCGGCTGAAGCAAATATTGCTTCCGTAGAAACGACATAAAGGGTATCCCTGTGTTCAGTCATCGGCATAAGCGACTTACTAATCGGGATATTTGTGTTGATACGTGTCCAATCCGTGGCATCTGCTGGGAATCTGTAGATACCAGTTTGTGAAAGGGCATAAACAGTTCCTTCAGATGTAGCAAAAATATCGCGTACCGAACCACCCGGCGGTGCGTTACCCTGCGTCCACTGCGCTGTGGAAAATTTGTGTTGAGTTTCTTGTGCAGTGGATCTTAAATTCGCCTCAGAAATCTGTGTGCCAGTACCGGTGTTCTTACTGGGAACGTCAGATCGTCCAAACTGCCTTCGGACATCAGGCTTTGATACAGTATCAATTACGATAGACGCGTCAACGATTTCAACCGTGGGTTCAGAGAGTGCCTCGAAACTATATGGCTTCTGGAAACGGGCAAGATATTGACTGCCCACACCGAGCATCAGTATAACCAAAACCGCAGCCGCACCCACTGCCGCCCAAGGCACCATCGGTTTACTCGTAGCAGGGGCAGCAGGGGTGATACGCGAGACTTCCCGCATGATGTTCTCAGTCAATTGATTCGTGAGTTGGAAACTGCCGAGGTTCTCTCGGATTATATCTTCCTCTTTCCGTAAACGGTTGCGAGCGCGGCTCAAACGACTCTTAACGGTATTCGGGGAGACTCCGAGAAACTCACTGATGGCTTTGATTGTCATCTCGCCGAGATAATGGAGCGTCATCACCGTTTGTTCGCTTTCTGGCAGTTTTTTGAGCAATTTCTTGACAACCTCTCGGCGTGTTTCGTGGGCTTCGGCTTCCTGTTCTTCCGCTACGTATTGAGAATATGATTCCTTGTCCATCTCACTTGAATCGACAGTATCAAGGGATTCGATAGGTATGCGGTTCTTTCGGAGCCAATCAAGGCACAAGCGTGCTACGATAACGTAAAGCCATCCAGCAAAAGCGTTAGGGTTCTTCAAGGCACCCAGTTTTCGATATGCCCGGAGAAACGCGTCCTGCGTGATCTCTTGTGCGATATGAAAATCACCGATTTTTCGCCACGCAAGCGCGTGAATCCCTTTCTGATATTTTTTCACCAAAGGACTGAATGCGTCCTCGTCCCCTTGTAATACTCGTTGAATGAGTTGAGCATCACTCTGTTGCATTGCACACTGCCTCCCGAATTATTACGTCTATTGATTGAAGTGACGTAACTTGGGTATGGAAAGGTTGCATTATTCTTGAAAAAAGTGAAAAACGGTAACACAAACTAAAGTTTATGCTACACGCATATTGAAAAGTATTCAATTAGAAATGATATGAGAATTATTCGATCTGCTTTGCCAGATTCTCCTGCACCAGTTCCGCAACAGCTTCCTCAAGTGCCCGCCCGCG
Encoded here:
- a CDS encoding DUF4159 domain-containing protein codes for the protein MRRHTNRIFSLSFGFCIVSILIVSSIFDGHFASAAVVENAETDVFTFVRLKYRGSWGHRGKWDTDWPASDRNFILQLGEQTNIAVNSKEKIVDIDSEELFHYPFGYMVDVRHLKFTDTEARNLREYLLRGGFILVDDFHGNQTWKRFNKQLKKIFPDREPEDIPISHPIFHCFYNINELMQIPGAGAARRGRTYERGSAGGRHVRCFGIYDDNGRLMMMINFNTDWGDAWEHAADSFYPREYSDMAFKMGINAVIYSLTH
- a CDS encoding sigma-70 family RNA polymerase sigma factor, whose translation is MDHNDAELIQRVLQGDQDAFSPLVTKYQKRVHALVWRKIGDFHIAQEVTQDAFLRAYQKLGTLKNHTQFPGWLYVIAANLCSDWFRKNPPPEQSLEVTDMSEVNEVSYSRYVAEKQATEADETRREVVKKLLQKLPESERTVMTLYYLGEMTIKAISEFLGVSPNTIKSRLSRARDRLKKEEDMIQQNLHRTLCKKSHVSHLQPLLRISL
- a CDS encoding sigma-70 family RNA polymerase sigma factor, giving the protein MQQSDAQLIQRVLQGDEDAFSPLVKKYQKGIHALAWRKIGDFHIAQEITQDAFLRAYRKLGALKNPNAFAGWLYVIVARLCLDWLRKNRIPIESLDTVDSSEMDKESYSQYVAEEQEAEAHETRREVVKKLLKKLPESEQTVMTLHYLGEMTIKAISEFLGVSPNTVKSRLSRARNRLRKEEDIIRENLGSFQLTNQLTENIMREVSRITPAAPATSKPMVPWAAVGAAAVLVILMLGVGSQYLARFQKPYSFEALSEPTVEIVDASIVIDTVSKPDVRRQFGRSDVPSKNTGTGTQISEANLRSTAQETQHKFSTAQWTQGNAPPGGSVRDIFATSEGTVYALSQTGIYRFPADATDWTRINTNIPISKSLMPMTEHRDTLYVVSTEAIFASADDGKTWNTMSPRPKGHAVGLIVIDTIDTARVSSSHAGITMYLALKNKGVFQSVDDRRRWHLLKDGMSAEIISTVAAVGETVFAGTEQGLYRLDLGVWKKMPIDTSQAVLSLAVSDNNLYVGTGSDLLVRFTPMEVYQKTRKNELHFIGVFHSDDLGASWTEITPNYKYSYRGAPAGLTVLAVGKTLMALGYEQFRSTDSGKTWHKFKYDPRWLMIQSLPVVAVNETTLYKASVFGVGRTTDAGNSWNLFMDGMSGNRVKDLVVFNNKLYASNGSEVYQSSDEGASWKKVRIDGTDDSSINYSYSTLSSFIILGNNLYFLLPKRSSFQIYSLSTEDDAFIHFQDVPAIKDKAISAEGIVPSIDKSVKTNELVVSGDVFYVEYRRKLFKWKLGDPAWTNTGLVDIGAPHVDDITDAFRLAASGKTVYVGKRDGELFQSLDGGDNWRDVTPALPLHFSRFKDLIFRGTTLYVATDSGVLVSQTGEHWRVITDKSDTRVVINQFALDDTEVYGIGDTGVYRLDIRGQWEQISSEVPNKSTSLAIINDRLYSASEDNGIFHISIAKETYNGLPYK
- a CDS encoding ABC transporter permease → MRSALTMLGIIIGVAAVLAMLAVGDGAKSIVTQEFEKYGSHFTIRRNPWIWIGDRVIPNRSGEHLKYEDVLAIEAECPTVESVIPIVSGEVLAQAEGGATKWTEYDAVNSYFPTGKKWWVQHGRFFSEDEFNNRRKVCILGLEVATELFGKQNPIGKEIKLSLQGGNPDRFRILGVMAERGTSLQYGFSWDDIVFIPLTTAQDRFKGKHHVNYLSVRAMNADTIEKAAEEVKSVLRKRHRNQDNFFDISFHTTAVNELDNISRILTIMLSSIAGFSLFVGSVGIMNMMLVSVNQRTREIGIRRAIGAKRRDIFLQFLIEAVVMCGVGGLLGIFLGIGTGYLCSYIAVKVVKVIPHWPVVISLHWMTVSVSISACIGILFGLYPAMRASHISPIEALRTE